A single Haloglycomyces albus DSM 45210 DNA region contains:
- a CDS encoding cytochrome c oxidase subunit 3 codes for MSVTSAEATIDPGRIHSLTRPNVVSVGTIVWLSSELMFFAGLFAMFFSIRAAAPEMWLSGVEHLDVVYALPFTVILILSSVTCQMGVFAAERGDVYKLRAWYSITFVMGLIFVLGQVNEYRNLVSEGLTIATDGYWSMFYLTTGFHGLHVVGGLVAFIYFLIRSTMGRFTPAQATASIVVSYYWHFVDFVWIALFYMIYFLDFWTV; via the coding sequence GTGTCTGTGACTTCCGCTGAAGCAACAATCGACCCCGGCCGCATACACTCACTGACGAGGCCCAACGTTGTCAGTGTGGGCACCATCGTGTGGCTAAGCAGTGAACTGATGTTCTTCGCTGGCCTGTTCGCCATGTTCTTCTCCATCCGTGCCGCCGCCCCTGAGATGTGGCTAAGCGGAGTGGAGCACTTGGACGTGGTGTACGCGTTGCCCTTCACCGTCATCCTGATTCTGTCCTCGGTTACCTGTCAGATGGGTGTGTTCGCTGCTGAGCGCGGTGATGTGTACAAACTCCGTGCCTGGTACTCCATAACATTCGTCATGGGCTTGATCTTTGTTTTGGGGCAGGTCAACGAGTATCGCAACTTGGTAAGTGAAGGACTCACCATTGCCACGGACGGCTATTGGTCGATGTTCTATTTGACCACCGGCTTCCACGGCCTACACGTCGTCGGCGGTTTGGTGGCATTCATTTACTTCCTAATTCGCTCTACTATGGGGCGCTTTACACCTGCACAAGCGACCGCCTCCATTGTGGTGTCGTACTACTGGCACTTTGTGGACTTCGTGTGGATCGCTTTGTTCTATATGATCTACTTCCTGGATTTCTGGACCGTATAG
- a CDS encoding RelA/SpoT family protein: MFRVWRSRSKNDDPWKLAERMSRLLQVHRSRYHKADLLQVQRAYRIAEEMHRGQNRKSGEPYITHPIEVATILASLGVDTPTVAAGLLHDTVEDTSYSLEALATDFGDEIAVMVDGVTKLDKIHLGDSAEAETFRKLLISAHQDIRVAVIKLADRLHNMRTVQFKKRPSQIRIANATKDVLIPLADRLGLYLIKRELEDLVLQTLEPERYQRITEALADDSSRQRQMDRILPQVKKALKRFKVHAKLHDRPRHPYSVHREMEKKPGTSPSDPPRIVIEVDGDTTDCYAALGAVHQQWQPHMSKFRDLIAAKKFNLYQSLHTGVYADDGEIVEFLIRTKEMHRVAELGIIAELTGHANRRLRTQQQLPWLQRLNQWQSEVADSDFFLDSLRCDLAEQDINVLIPNEGTATVMKGANAIDLAYTRNGPEAHKLIAVYINSRIAPLTQPLKEGDTVDLVFTAEDDPYGPSEEWLRCTKTAEAKVYIRGWFQQRLNEDQSVAKIPRQHIQQEIVNGKERLLYSLRKKDRGLANEKPLLNIVSTFDLPDLNSLYVAMAREEIQPDVVAERLINSVDRTGML; encoded by the coding sequence GTTCCGAGTTTGGCGTTCACGCAGCAAGAACGACGACCCCTGGAAGCTGGCTGAACGCATGTCACGGCTGCTGCAGGTACACCGCAGCAGATATCACAAGGCGGACCTGTTGCAGGTGCAACGGGCCTACCGCATTGCCGAGGAAATGCATCGGGGGCAGAATCGAAAATCCGGGGAGCCCTATATCACTCACCCGATTGAAGTGGCCACCATTCTGGCCTCTCTCGGAGTCGATACTCCGACGGTTGCGGCAGGACTGCTCCACGACACGGTGGAAGACACCAGCTATTCACTCGAGGCGTTGGCAACGGATTTCGGGGACGAAATAGCCGTCATGGTGGATGGGGTTACCAAGCTCGATAAAATCCACCTCGGAGACTCCGCCGAGGCCGAAACATTTCGCAAACTACTCATTTCCGCGCATCAAGACATCCGAGTCGCCGTCATCAAACTGGCCGACCGTCTCCACAATATGCGTACCGTTCAGTTCAAGAAACGGCCCTCCCAGATCCGCATCGCCAACGCGACCAAAGACGTCCTCATCCCCCTGGCCGATCGTCTTGGACTCTATCTGATCAAACGCGAACTCGAGGATTTGGTTCTGCAAACCCTGGAGCCGGAACGCTACCAACGCATTACCGAGGCACTCGCCGACGACAGCTCGCGTCAACGCCAGATGGACAGAATTCTTCCACAGGTCAAGAAGGCTTTGAAGCGTTTCAAGGTCCACGCCAAACTGCACGACCGCCCGCGGCACCCGTATTCGGTCCATCGGGAAATGGAAAAGAAGCCGGGCACTTCCCCTTCGGACCCACCGCGAATCGTCATTGAAGTAGACGGCGACACCACCGACTGCTATGCGGCGTTGGGAGCCGTACACCAGCAATGGCAACCGCATATGTCCAAGTTCCGCGACCTCATCGCCGCAAAGAAGTTCAATCTCTACCAGTCTCTGCACACCGGCGTGTACGCCGACGACGGCGAAATCGTAGAGTTTCTGATTCGCACCAAGGAAATGCATCGTGTGGCGGAATTGGGAATCATCGCCGAGCTGACCGGTCACGCCAACCGCCGACTGCGCACGCAACAGCAGCTTCCCTGGCTACAGCGATTGAACCAATGGCAATCCGAGGTCGCCGACTCCGACTTCTTTCTCGACTCGCTACGTTGCGACTTGGCCGAACAGGACATCAACGTACTCATCCCCAACGAAGGGACGGCCACGGTGATGAAGGGTGCGAACGCCATCGATCTGGCCTACACCCGAAACGGCCCGGAGGCCCATAAGCTCATCGCCGTCTACATCAACAGTCGCATCGCTCCACTGACCCAGCCGCTCAAAGAAGGCGACACGGTCGATCTGGTGTTCACCGCCGAGGACGATCCCTATGGGCCGTCAGAGGAATGGCTCCGCTGCACCAAGACCGCGGAGGCCAAGGTATACATCCGCGGGTGGTTTCAACAGCGTCTCAACGAGGACCAGTCCGTCGCCAAGATACCGCGCCAGCATATTCAACAGGAGATCGTCAACGGTAAGGAGCGACTCCTCTACTCCCTGCGAAAGAAAGATCGTGGCCTGGCCAATGAGAAACCCCTACTGAACATTGTGTCCACCTTCGACCTGCCGGATTTGAACTCCCTATACGTCGCGATGGCACGCGAGGAAATCCAGCCTGACGTGGTGGCCGAACGGCTCATCAACTCAGTGGATCGAACCGGCATGCTCTAG
- a CDS encoding cytochrome b: MKTKKPQPEALTTKVGGELDDRFQLAKPSRKLLNKVFPDHWSFLLGEIALFSFIMLLLTGTFLALFFEPSMAHVVYDGSYVPLQGIEMSQAYATALDLSFDVRGGLFIRQMHHWAALLFMASIVVHMMRIFFTGAFRKPRETNWMIGVLLFWLGFIEGFAGYSLPDDGLSGTGLRIAEGMMESVPFLGPWVSAALFGGPFPGELIITRFYIAHVFILPLIMLGLITVHLALIFAQKHTQWPGPNRTEHNVVGYRMFPNYVMKQIGFSLMVFGVIALFGGLFQINPIWLFGPYEASVVSSGSQPDFYVMFMDGLIRIFPAWELRFSIGEFVFILPAVFWPGVAAMGIFILLPLLYPAIERRLTKDRGHHNLLQRPRDMPIRTGLGVMAVSFWVIGTVTGGNDVFAEKFDISLNAMTWIGRIGIVLIPVLLYYVTYRICLGLQQHDREILSHGVETGVMMRDPNGRFYEVHQPLAEPDEHGHTDLEYNGWTVPKKMNRLGALKPARKGFFRPIDDAEEPSQDGSTAVESDDDRDEIESGSSDR; encoded by the coding sequence GTGAAGACGAAAAAGCCTCAACCTGAAGCTCTGACCACGAAAGTGGGTGGAGAGCTCGACGATCGGTTTCAACTGGCGAAACCGTCGCGTAAGCTCCTGAACAAGGTATTCCCCGACCACTGGTCGTTCCTGCTCGGGGAAATCGCCCTGTTCTCGTTCATCATGTTGCTGTTGACCGGGACGTTCCTGGCTCTGTTCTTCGAACCCTCGATGGCACACGTGGTTTACGACGGTTCCTACGTGCCCTTGCAGGGCATTGAGATGTCGCAGGCCTATGCCACGGCGCTGGATCTGTCCTTCGACGTCCGTGGCGGACTGTTCATTCGGCAAATGCACCACTGGGCGGCCTTGCTGTTTATGGCCTCCATCGTGGTCCACATGATGCGTATCTTCTTCACGGGCGCGTTCCGCAAGCCCCGTGAAACCAACTGGATGATCGGTGTTCTGCTGTTCTGGTTGGGATTCATCGAAGGTTTTGCCGGCTACTCCCTGCCCGACGACGGATTGTCCGGTACCGGGTTGAGGATTGCCGAAGGCATGATGGAATCGGTACCGTTCCTCGGACCGTGGGTATCCGCCGCATTGTTCGGTGGGCCCTTCCCCGGTGAACTCATCATCACCCGTTTCTACATTGCCCACGTGTTCATTCTGCCGTTGATCATGCTCGGTCTGATCACCGTTCACCTGGCTCTGATCTTTGCGCAGAAACACACTCAATGGCCTGGACCGAACCGGACCGAGCACAACGTGGTCGGCTACCGGATGTTCCCGAACTACGTGATGAAACAGATCGGGTTCAGCCTGATGGTATTCGGGGTCATCGCACTGTTCGGGGGTCTTTTCCAGATCAACCCGATTTGGCTCTTCGGCCCGTATGAGGCCTCTGTGGTGTCGTCGGGTAGCCAGCCGGACTTCTACGTCATGTTCATGGACGGGTTGATCCGAATCTTCCCGGCCTGGGAACTGCGGTTCAGCATTGGGGAGTTCGTCTTCATCTTGCCCGCCGTATTCTGGCCGGGTGTTGCGGCGATGGGTATCTTCATCCTGCTGCCTCTGCTGTATCCGGCGATCGAACGGCGTCTGACCAAGGATCGTGGACACCACAACCTGCTGCAACGTCCTCGTGACATGCCCATCCGTACCGGATTGGGTGTCATGGCCGTCAGCTTCTGGGTGATCGGAACGGTGACCGGTGGAAACGACGTCTTCGCCGAGAAGTTCGACATTTCGCTGAACGCCATGACCTGGATCGGTCGCATTGGCATCGTCCTGATACCGGTGCTGCTTTACTACGTGACGTACCGTATCTGCCTGGGACTGCAGCAACACGACCGCGAGATCCTGTCCCACGGTGTCGAAACCGGGGTCATGATGCGTGATCCGAACGGGCGCTTCTACGAAGTGCACCAACCACTCGCGGAGCCGGACGAGCACGGTCATACGGACCTGGAGTACAACGGTTGGACCGTACCGAAGAAGATGAACCGTCTCGGTGCGCTCAAACCGGCCCGAAAGGGCTTCTTCCGCCCGATCGACGACGCTGAGGAACCCTCGCAGGACGGGTCGACCGCAGTGGAATCGGACGACGATCGCGACGAGATCGAGTCCGGCTCAAGTGACAGGTAA
- a CDS encoding c-type cytochrome, with the protein MAATAKRRPSWRKRLSALSRFVGALVIVGVVYSVGAPSLYAQPSEDASDVTVLPADVQEGKELYDSSCITCHGANGDGIEGRGPSLIGTGSASVEFQVNTGRMPMASQGAQAPRKDPEFTPEEAGKIAAYIEYLGGGAETDANLDELVENADIAAGNELYRVNCSSCHGYAGGGGALSSGAHAPGLSDSTTEDIYNAMLTGPQNMPVFADNELTPEQKAEIIAYVEYTVQDDKDPGGIFNLGRFGPSTEGVAIFLVGITSLMLATLWIAGKS; encoded by the coding sequence GTGGCTGCAACAGCGAAGCGGCGGCCGAGCTGGAGAAAGCGTCTGAGCGCGCTCTCCCGCTTCGTCGGCGCGTTGGTCATAGTGGGCGTGGTTTACTCGGTCGGTGCGCCGAGCCTGTATGCCCAACCCAGCGAGGACGCATCGGACGTAACAGTGCTTCCTGCCGACGTCCAAGAAGGCAAGGAGCTCTACGATTCCAGTTGCATTACCTGTCACGGTGCGAATGGCGACGGAATCGAAGGGCGTGGACCGAGTTTGATCGGTACCGGTTCCGCTTCAGTGGAATTCCAAGTGAACACGGGACGCATGCCCATGGCCTCTCAAGGTGCCCAGGCTCCTCGAAAAGATCCGGAGTTCACTCCAGAAGAAGCTGGAAAGATCGCCGCGTACATCGAATACCTGGGCGGCGGAGCCGAGACGGACGCGAATCTGGACGAACTCGTCGAGAACGCCGACATCGCCGCCGGTAATGAGCTCTACCGTGTGAACTGTTCGTCCTGCCATGGCTACGCCGGAGGCGGCGGAGCGCTTTCATCCGGCGCTCACGCTCCCGGGCTGTCCGACTCCACGACAGAGGACATCTACAACGCCATGTTGACCGGACCTCAGAATATGCCCGTATTCGCCGACAACGAGCTGACTCCGGAACAGAAGGCCGAGATCATCGCCTACGTCGAGTACACCGTACAGGACGATAAGGATCCCGGCGGTATATTCAACCTCGGTCGTTTCGGCCCCTCGACGGAAGGTGTCGCCATCTTCTTGGTGGGCATCACTTCGCTCATGTTGGCTACGCTCTGGATTGCAGGTAAATCGTGA
- a CDS encoding ubiquinol-cytochrome c reductase iron-sulfur subunit: MNDPKLTRFDVFREGLRRDGIEILHYEPRYPKPGTKPEKRMERIVGFLFILAGVFSLLFLAAYIWWPWEYGDGAGDWSDPARSYTSVIGICLGLSLLFFAIGILTWAKKLLPVEELVQDRHDGPSSKEDRKITEATVDTVVGDIGLKRRPFLKKAALVGAAPLGLAAIAPLGGLIKDPEDMLTKTGWDPEYAETKAKGEQAGVFQGGKFVRLMMRDGTMVRPDMVSVGGQITVYPAYEHGASNKEALAPTLLIHLREQDAEELRENLYPMYEEVSVSTPEGEHESTAMFGNFVAYSKICTHVGCPASLYEQQSQRLLCPCHQSQFNVVDNAAPIFGPATRHLPMLPLEVDDDGYLIATSDYLVPPGPAFWNRPSLPEGWEDKQ; encoded by the coding sequence GTGAATGACCCCAAGCTGACGCGCTTCGACGTGTTCCGTGAAGGACTGCGTCGCGACGGTATTGAAATTCTCCATTACGAGCCGCGTTATCCCAAGCCGGGTACCAAACCCGAAAAACGCATGGAGCGCATCGTCGGGTTCCTGTTCATCCTGGCGGGCGTATTTTCGCTGCTCTTCTTGGCCGCTTACATTTGGTGGCCCTGGGAGTACGGTGACGGTGCCGGAGATTGGTCGGACCCCGCTCGGTCCTACACCTCGGTCATCGGTATCTGTCTTGGTTTGTCCCTGCTGTTCTTCGCCATCGGTATTTTGACTTGGGCCAAGAAACTGCTCCCCGTCGAAGAGCTGGTTCAGGATCGCCACGACGGGCCCTCCAGCAAGGAGGACCGCAAGATCACCGAGGCGACGGTCGACACCGTCGTCGGCGACATCGGCTTGAAGCGGCGTCCGTTCCTTAAGAAGGCCGCGCTGGTCGGTGCGGCTCCCTTGGGCTTGGCGGCGATCGCACCTCTGGGAGGTCTGATCAAAGACCCCGAGGACATGTTGACCAAGACCGGCTGGGACCCCGAGTACGCTGAGACGAAAGCGAAGGGCGAACAGGCCGGAGTCTTCCAGGGCGGAAAGTTCGTTCGTCTGATGATGCGTGACGGCACGATGGTGCGACCTGACATGGTCAGCGTCGGAGGTCAGATCACCGTCTACCCCGCCTATGAACACGGTGCCTCCAACAAAGAGGCATTGGCCCCGACGTTGTTGATTCATCTGCGGGAACAGGATGCCGAGGAACTTCGGGAGAACCTGTACCCGATGTACGAAGAAGTGAGTGTTTCCACCCCTGAAGGTGAACACGAGTCAACGGCCATGTTCGGTAACTTCGTGGCCTACTCCAAGATTTGTACACACGTCGGTTGCCCCGCGAGTCTTTATGAACAGCAATCACAGCGGCTGCTGTGCCCCTGTCACCAGTCGCAGTTCAACGTGGTGGACAATGCGGCTCCGATCTTCGGTCCCGCCACGCGCCACCTCCCCATGCTGCCGCTAGAGGTCGACGACGACGGGTATTTGATTGCGACCAGTGATTATCTGGTACCGCCAGGACCGGCGTTCTGGAACCGCCCGTCTCTGCCCGAAGGATGGGAAGATAAACAGTGA